A genomic window from Arthrobacter sp. FW305-BF8 includes:
- the rplS gene encoding 50S ribosomal protein L19 yields the protein MHILDSVDAASLRTDVPEFRAGDTLKVHVNIIEGKNSRVQVFQGFVLGRQGDGIRETFTVRKVSFGVGVERTFPVHSPIIEKIEVVTKGDVRRAKLYYMRALRGKAAKIKEKRDFSTAK from the coding sequence ATGCATATCCTCGATTCCGTAGATGCAGCCTCGCTGCGCACTGACGTTCCCGAGTTCCGCGCGGGTGACACCCTCAAGGTTCACGTGAACATCATCGAAGGCAAGAACTCCCGTGTCCAGGTATTCCAGGGCTTCGTCCTGGGCCGCCAGGGCGACGGCATTCGCGAGACCTTCACCGTCCGCAAGGTTTCCTTCGGTGTCGGCGTTGAGCGTACCTTCCCGGTGCACTCCCCGATCATCGAAAAGATCGAGGTTGTCACCAAGGGTGACGTCCGCCGCGCCAAGCTTTACTACATGCGTGCACTGCGCGGTAAGGCTGCGAAGATCAAGGAAAAGCGCGACTTCAGCACCGCCAAGTAA
- a CDS encoding RNA-binding protein, whose amino-acid sequence MLAEALEHLVRGIVDSPEDVKVSAKNNRRGDTLEVRVHQEDLGRVIGRQGRTARALRTVVAALADGEQVRVDVVDTDRRR is encoded by the coding sequence TTGCTGGCAGAAGCGCTCGAACACCTTGTCCGCGGCATTGTCGACTCCCCTGAGGATGTCAAAGTCAGTGCCAAGAACAACCGCCGCGGGGATACCCTCGAGGTGCGCGTCCACCAGGAAGACCTGGGACGGGTAATCGGACGTCAGGGCCGCACCGCGCGTGCACTGCGCACGGTCGTGGCGGCGCTGGCAGATGGCGAGCAGGTCAGGGTCGACGTCGTCGACACCGACCGCCGCCGGTAA
- the rimM gene encoding ribosome maturation factor RimM (Essential for efficient processing of 16S rRNA), which yields MQLQVARIGKPHGIRGEVTVQVLTDAPEDRFVPGTEFVVEPASAGPLTLRSARWNKDILLLGFDEVADRNRAETLRGAKLFIETEELDEDDDEGWYEHELVGLEARVGSQAVGKVTALNTMPVQDLLVIETADGKEILIPFVEQIVPEVNTEEGYVLLTPPAGLFEVNEESAEDPETSGSDSAEDSAGEEAEPEAKA from the coding sequence ATGCAGCTTCAGGTGGCCCGTATCGGCAAGCCCCACGGAATCCGCGGCGAGGTGACAGTACAGGTGCTCACCGACGCGCCCGAGGACCGGTTCGTCCCCGGCACCGAGTTTGTGGTGGAACCCGCCTCAGCCGGGCCGCTCACCCTGCGCAGTGCCCGATGGAACAAGGACATCCTCCTGCTCGGCTTTGACGAGGTGGCCGACCGGAACCGCGCCGAGACCCTGCGCGGCGCCAAGCTGTTCATCGAGACCGAAGAGCTCGACGAGGACGACGACGAGGGCTGGTACGAGCACGAGCTCGTGGGCCTCGAGGCCCGCGTCGGTTCCCAGGCTGTGGGTAAAGTCACCGCCCTCAACACCATGCCGGTGCAGGACCTGCTCGTCATCGAAACGGCCGACGGCAAGGAAATCCTCATCCCGTTCGTGGAACAGATCGTCCCCGAGGTAAACACCGAGGAGGGCTACGTCCTGCTCACTCCGCCGGCGGGCCTGTTCGAGGTCAACGAGGAGAGCGCTGAGGACCCGGAGACCAGTGGCTCGGACTCCGCCGAGGACTCCGCCGGGGAAGAGGCTGAGCCGGAGGCCAAAGCGTAG
- the trmD gene encoding tRNA (guanosine(37)-N1)-methyltransferase TrmD, whose amino-acid sequence MRIDVVSIFPEYLAPLELSLIGKARQDGLLDLNVHDLRTFTTDRHRTVDDTPYGGGAGMVMKAEPWAQALESVAAARPAGAAKPVLIVPSPAGERFNQALAYELAEEEQLVFACGRYEGIDERVIEWAEEHFTVRPVSLGDYVLNGGEVAVLAMVEAIGRLLPGVVGNPESLVEESHSDGLLEYPVYTKPSVWRDREVPAVLLSGNHGKIAQWRRHEQYRRTAERRPDLLQTFDAGTLPRADRTALADLGYDVVDGHLRLRPEA is encoded by the coding sequence ATGAGAATCGACGTCGTCAGTATCTTTCCCGAGTACCTGGCACCGCTGGAACTGTCGCTCATCGGCAAGGCCCGCCAGGACGGGCTGCTGGACCTGAACGTGCACGACCTCCGCACCTTCACCACCGACCGCCACCGCACCGTCGACGACACCCCGTACGGCGGCGGCGCCGGCATGGTGATGAAGGCCGAGCCGTGGGCCCAGGCGCTCGAATCCGTGGCCGCTGCCCGGCCGGCCGGTGCGGCCAAACCCGTGCTGATCGTCCCGTCGCCGGCGGGGGAGCGCTTCAACCAGGCGCTGGCCTACGAGCTTGCCGAAGAGGAGCAGCTGGTGTTCGCCTGTGGGCGGTACGAGGGCATTGACGAGCGCGTCATCGAGTGGGCCGAGGAGCACTTCACGGTCCGCCCGGTCAGCCTCGGCGACTACGTCCTCAACGGCGGCGAAGTGGCTGTACTGGCCATGGTGGAAGCCATCGGCCGGCTGCTCCCCGGCGTTGTGGGAAACCCCGAGTCACTCGTTGAAGAGTCGCATTCGGACGGCCTGCTTGAGTACCCGGTTTACACCAAGCCGTCGGTCTGGCGCGACCGGGAGGTCCCGGCCGTCCTGCTCAGCGGCAACCACGGCAAGATCGCGCAGTGGCGCCGTCACGAGCAGTACCGCAGGACGGCGGAACGCCGTCCTGACCTGCTGCAGACGTTCGACGCCGGCACCCTGCCCCGCGCGGACCGCACCGCCCTCGCGGATCTGGGGTACGACGTCGTCGACGGTCACCTCAGGCTCCGGCCGGAAGCCTGA